A region of the Lewinella sp. 4G2 genome:
TACTATTTATCGATGCCATTCATATCGATGTGCGTCGTGAACACGGGGTAGCTAAAGTGGCCCTTTACGTCGCATATGGGATTACTTTGGAAGGCAAGCGTGAGGTAATCGGTCTTATCCCCGGTCAGGGCACCGAGGGCGCCGTTGAGTGGGCGCGCTGTCTAGAGTCGTTCAAACAGCGCGGGCTGGAGGACGTACTGATTACTTGCAGCGACGGCCTGGCGGGACTCAAAAGTGTGATTGCACAGAC
Encoded here:
- a CDS encoding transposase — translated: RQLALGFEEQIIELYASGSSLEDITRTLSKLYGAEMSTARISGVINATWQTVEDWHRRRLPACLVVLFIDAIHIDVRREHGVAKVALYVAYGITLEGKREVIGLIPGQGTEGAVEWARCLESFKQRGLEDVLITCSDGLAGLKSVIAQT